CTTACTTCATCAACGACCCAAGCACGATGGAAGCGAGCCTCGAGAACGCTTTGATCCTGCTTTACGAGAAGAAGATCAGCAACATTCGCGATCTTGTTCCGTTGTTGGAAAAAGCGGCTCAAACCGGTCAACCGTTGTTGATCATCGCCGAAGACGTCGACGCGGAAGCTTTGACGTTGTTGGTGGTCAACAAGCTGCGTGGCACGCTGAACGTGTGTGCGGTCAAGGCGCCTGGTTTTGGCGATCGTCGTAAAGCGATGCTTGGCGATATCGCAACCTTGACCGGCGGTACGCTGATCAGCGAAGACTTGGGTATCCAACTCGAAAACGTCACGCTCGAGCAACTCGGTCGTGCCAAGAAGGTCACCGTCGACAAGAGCAACACGACCATTGTCGAAGGCAGCGGAAACCGCGAAGACATCGACAAACGCGTTTCTCAAATCCGTGCTCAAATCGAACAAACCGATAGCGAGTACGACAAAGAAAAATTCCAAGAGCGTTTGGCGAAGTTGGCTGGTGGCGTTGCCGTGATCAGCGTTGGTGCCGAAACCGAAGCGGAAATGAAGCAAACCAAGGCCCGCTTGGAAGACGCCCTGCATGCGACCCGTGCAGCGGTCGAAGAAGGCATCCTGCCCGGCGGTGGTGTGGCGCTGGTGCGTTGCTACGAAGCTGTCGAAGCGGCTCAGAAAAAAGCCCGAGGCGATGAAAAGATCGGTGTCGGTATCGTCTTGAACGCGTTGGACGCTCCAATGCGTCAAATCGCTGACAACGGCGGAATCGACGGCAGCGTTGTCGTTGACGAAGTTCGCCAAAAGGGTGACACGATTGGTTACGACGCCAACACCGGCCAGTACTGCGACATGCTCAAGGCTGGCGTGATCGACCCCGTCAAGGTTGCTCGCACCGCATTGGCAAACGCCGGCAGCATCGCAGGTTTGATGTTGACGACCGAAGCCTTGGTCACCAATTTCGAAGCCGAAGACAAGGACAAGCGTCAAGTCGAAGGCGTCGTGTCGTAACGCGAGGGGGATTCCCTCGAATTGCGACTAATGTGTGATTCGATTGCGATGTGCGGCAGGCCTTAGGCCAATGAGGTCACCGCACGGGTTGTCGATGCACAAGGATAGATAAGAATCGAATCGGGTCGTCGCCAATGGGCGGGCGGCCTGATTTGATATCAGGACCGGATGGAATCTGGTCCCGGATGCAGCGGGAGTCGCTGTGTTGGCTCGTCTGATTTTTTGCTCTGGATAATGTTGCCGTTGTTATGGCTGAAAAACGCGATTATTACGCCGTCCTCGGGGTGGCTCGCACTGCGACCAAACAGGAACTTGATCGTGCCTATCGAAAGTTGGCGATCAAATACCATCCCGACAGCAATAAAAACGACGAGAATGCCGTCGAGATGTTCAAAGAGGCATCCGAGGCTTACGAAATTCTAAGCGATCAAACCAAACGCGAACGCTACGATCGTTATGGGCACGCCGGCGTGGACGGCATGGCCCATCAATCGCACGACGTCGAAGACATCTTCGAAGCGTTCGGTGACCTGTTTGGCGGCGGGATGTTTGGCGATTTGTTCGGGTCGCGTGGTGGCGGCGGAGGTCGGCGGCGATCGCGTCGCGGTGCCGATATTCGCTGTAACGTAACCCTGACGCTCGAAGAGGCCGCTCGCGGCGTTAGCAAAGATATCTCGTTTCGGCGACGCGTTCGCTGTGTGACTTGCGAGGGCAGCGGAGCCGCGCCCGGCAGCAAACCCGAAGCCTGTGCGACGTGTGGTGGTCGCGGCCAAGTGATTCAATCCGCGGGCATCTTGCGAGTGCAAACCGCGTGTCCGCATTGTCATGGTACGGGACAACAGATCAGCCAACCTTGTGCTGA
The window above is part of the Novipirellula caenicola genome. Proteins encoded here:
- the dnaJ gene encoding molecular chaperone DnaJ, giving the protein MAEKRDYYAVLGVARTATKQELDRAYRKLAIKYHPDSNKNDENAVEMFKEASEAYEILSDQTKRERYDRYGHAGVDGMAHQSHDVEDIFEAFGDLFGGGMFGDLFGSRGGGGGRRRSRRGADIRCNVTLTLEEAARGVSKDISFRRRVRCVTCEGSGAAPGSKPEACATCGGRGQVIQSAGILRVQTACPHCHGTGQQISQPCADCRGAGLQNEKAELTVEIPAGVDDGMRVRLQGEGEASPDGGPPGDCYCFISVLPHALFKRDGVHLILQLPISYTQAALGAEIEVPTLDGPESLRVDAGTQNGDVFTLRGKGILDPRGGRAGDLLIQVMIEVPKKLSSEQERLLRELAELEHETVLPHRKSFLEKLRTFFDPDAQPQET
- the groL gene encoding chaperonin GroEL (60 kDa chaperone family; promotes refolding of misfolded polypeptides especially under stressful conditions; forms two stacked rings of heptamers to form a barrel-shaped 14mer; ends can be capped by GroES; misfolded proteins enter the barrel where they are refolded when GroES binds); this encodes MAKQLLFDDHARARMLAGVDKLANAVAVTMGPTGRNVMIEKSFGGPTVTKDGVTVAKEIELEDRFENMGAKLVIEVAQKTSDLAGDGTTTATVLARAIFKEGLRNIVAGSNPAAIRRGIDKAVQAATEQLIEMGQPVKNKEQIANVGAISANNDKVIGNLLADALERVGKDGVITVEEGKSRATEVNYVDGMQFDKGYISPYFINDPSTMEASLENALILLYEKKISNIRDLVPLLEKAAQTGQPLLIIAEDVDAEALTLLVVNKLRGTLNVCAVKAPGFGDRRKAMLGDIATLTGGTLISEDLGIQLENVTLEQLGRAKKVTVDKSNTTIVEGSGNREDIDKRVSQIRAQIEQTDSEYDKEKFQERLAKLAGGVAVISVGAETEAEMKQTKARLEDALHATRAAVEEGILPGGGVALVRCYEAVEAAQKKARGDEKIGVGIVLNALDAPMRQIADNGGIDGSVVVDEVRQKGDTIGYDANTGQYCDMLKAGVIDPVKVARTALANAGSIAGLMLTTEALVTNFEAEDKDKRQVEGVVS